The Chlorocebus sabaeus isolate Y175 chromosome 6, mChlSab1.0.hap1, whole genome shotgun sequence genome has a segment encoding these proteins:
- the TULP2 gene encoding tubby-related protein 2 isoform X3 → MGAVVLPIYFRPTKCLQFTARYPEIRSPASKQRIRMSQDDDTLRRDILEHEFAAMRLQKLEQQRRLFEKKQRQKRQELFMVQANPDASLWLWRSCLQEERLLGDRGLRNPFLRKKVSEAHLPSGIHSALGTMSCGGDGRGEYGLLIPRTEAVFRNLGLQSPFSSSLPDNSDPELEEVSVENGSVSPPPFRQPPRIRRKGWQARQRPGTHAEGESESQDVEDAYKAPNMGPNPGMDGDWAYENLAFYKEEDLEKKREAWESTGPNSSAAANEELSEALKGEGGTDSDHMRQEASLAIRSPCPRLQEDMEAYVLRPAVPGTRMQCYLTRDRRGVDKGLFPLYYLYLETSDSLKHFLLAGRKRRRSKTSNYLISLDPTDLSRDGDNFVGKVRSNIFGTKFTIFDNGVNPDQEHLIKNTARIRRELGAVCYEPNILGYLGPRKLTVILPGTNSQNQRIDVQPRNEQESLLSRYQRGEKQGLLLLHSKTPSWNEENGVYTLNFHGRVTRASVKNFQIVDPKHPEHLVLQFGRVGPDTFTMDFCFPFSPLQAFGVCLSSFNWKLAVE, encoded by the exons ATGGGAGCTGTAGTTTTGCCCATTTATTTTCGCCCCACGAAGTGCCTGCAATTTACAGCACG ATATCCCGAGATTAGGTCCCCAGCTTCCAAACAGAGGATCAG AATGTCTCAGGATGATGACACATTGAGAAGAGA CATCCTGGAGCATGAGTTTGCTGCTATGAGGCTGCAGAAGCTGGAACAGCAG CGGCGGCTGTTTGAAAAGAAGCAGCGACAGAAGCGCCAGGAGCTCTTCATGGTTCAGGCCAATCCTGACGCTTCCCTGTGGCTTTGGCGCTCGTGTCTGCAGGAGGAGCGCCTTTTAGGTGACAGAG GCCTTAGGAACCCTTTCCTCCGGAAGAAAGTGTCAGAGGCACATCTGCCCTCTGGCATCCACAGTGCCCTGGGCACCATGAGCTGTGGTGGAGACGGCAGGGGCGAGTACGGCCTCCTGATACCCCGGACAGAAGCAG TGTTCAGGAATCTCGGTCTCCAGTCCCCTTTCTCATCCTCGCTCCCAGACAATTCCGATCCAGAATTGGAGGAAGTCTCCGTGGAGAATGGTTCGGTCTCTCCCCCACCTTTTAGACAGCCTCCGAGAATCCGACGCAAGGGTTGGCAAGCCCGCCAACGACCTG GGACCCATGCAGAGGGTGAGAGTGAATCCCAGGATGTCGAAGATGCATACAAGGCACCCAATATGGGACCAAACCCTGGAATGGATGGTGACTGGGCATATGAAAACTTGGCCTTCTACAAG GAAGAAGActtggaaaagaagagagaggccTGGGAGTCTACAGGGCCGAACTCCTCAGCAGCAGCTAACGAAGAGTTGTCCGAGGCCCTGAAAGGCGAGGGCGGCACGGACAGCGACCATATGAGGCAGGAAGCCTCCTTGGCAATCCGCTCCCCCTGTCCTCGGCTTCAGGAGGACATGGAAGCCTATGTGCTGCGGCCAGCAGTCCCGGGCACCAGGATGCAGTGCTACCTCACCCGTGACAGGCGCGGCGTGGATAAGGGCTTGTTCCCCCTCTACTACCTCTACCTGGAGACCTCCGACAGCCTGAAG CACTTCCTCCTGGCTGGGCGAAAGAGAAGAAGGAGCAAAACTTCTAATTACCTCATCTCCCTGGATCCCACAGATCTATCTCGGGATGGGGACAACTTCGTGGGCAAAGTCAG ATCCAATATCTTTGGCACCAAGTTCACCATCTTTGACAATGGGGTGAATCCTGACCAGGAGCATTTAATCAAGAATACTGCCCGGATCAGACGGGAGCTGGGGGCTGTGTGTTAT GAGCCCAACATCTTAGGATACCTGGGGCCTCGAAAATTGACTGTGATTCTCCCAGGAACCAACAGCCAGAACCAAAGAATCGATGTCCAGCCACGAAAT GAACAGGAGTCACTACTGAGTCGCTACCAACGTGGGGAAAAACAAGGGTTGCTTTTGCTGCACAGCAAAACCCCGTCGTGGAACGAGGAGAACGGTGTCTACACGCTCAATTTCCATGGTCGAGTCACTCGGGCTTCGGTGAAGAACTTCCAGATCGTGGATCCCAAACACC
- the TULP2 gene encoding tubby-related protein 2 isoform X2 translates to MGSLHLLPGLRNPFLRKKVSEAHLPSGIHSALGTMSCGGDGRGEYGLLIPRTEADNSDPELEEVSVENGSVSPPPFRQPPRIRRKGWQARQRPGTHAEGESESQDVEDAYKAPNMGPNPGMDGDWAYENLAFYKEEDLEKKREAWESTGPNSSAAANEELSEALKGEGGTDSDHMRQEASLAIRSPCPRLQEDMEAYVLRPAVPGTRMQCYLTRDRRGVDKGLFPLYYLYLETSDSLKVQSAGPTALGHFLLAGRKRRRSKTSNYLISLDPTDLSRDGDNFVGKVRSNIFGTKFTIFDNGVNPDQEHLIKNTARIRRELGAVCYEPNILGYLGPRKLTVILPGTNSQNQRIDVQPRNEQESLLSRYQRGEKQGLLLLHSKTPSWNEENGVYTLNFHGRVTRASVKNFQIVDPKHPEHLVLQFGRVGPDTFTMDFCFPFSPLQAFGVCLSSFNWKLAVE, encoded by the exons ATGGGCTCGCTGCACCTTCTCCCAGGCCTTAGGAACCCTTTCCTCCGGAAGAAAGTGTCAGAGGCACATCTGCCCTCTGGCATCCACAGTGCCCTGGGCACCATGAGCTGTGGTGGAGACGGCAGGGGCGAGTACGGCCTCCTGATACCCCGGACAGAAGCAG ACAATTCCGATCCAGAATTGGAGGAAGTCTCCGTGGAGAATGGTTCGGTCTCTCCCCCACCTTTTAGACAGCCTCCGAGAATCCGACGCAAGGGTTGGCAAGCCCGCCAACGACCTG GGACCCATGCAGAGGGTGAGAGTGAATCCCAGGATGTCGAAGATGCATACAAGGCACCCAATATGGGACCAAACCCTGGAATGGATGGTGACTGGGCATATGAAAACTTGGCCTTCTACAAG GAAGAAGActtggaaaagaagagagaggccTGGGAGTCTACAGGGCCGAACTCCTCAGCAGCAGCTAACGAAGAGTTGTCCGAGGCCCTGAAAGGCGAGGGCGGCACGGACAGCGACCATATGAGGCAGGAAGCCTCCTTGGCAATCCGCTCCCCCTGTCCTCGGCTTCAGGAGGACATGGAAGCCTATGTGCTGCGGCCAGCAGTCCCGGGCACCAGGATGCAGTGCTACCTCACCCGTGACAGGCGCGGCGTGGATAAGGGCTTGTTCCCCCTCTACTACCTCTACCTGGAGACCTCCGACAGCCTGAAGGTGCAGTCAGCCGGCCCAACAGCCTTGGGA CACTTCCTCCTGGCTGGGCGAAAGAGAAGAAGGAGCAAAACTTCTAATTACCTCATCTCCCTGGATCCCACAGATCTATCTCGGGATGGGGACAACTTCGTGGGCAAAGTCAG ATCCAATATCTTTGGCACCAAGTTCACCATCTTTGACAATGGGGTGAATCCTGACCAGGAGCATTTAATCAAGAATACTGCCCGGATCAGACGGGAGCTGGGGGCTGTGTGTTAT GAGCCCAACATCTTAGGATACCTGGGGCCTCGAAAATTGACTGTGATTCTCCCAGGAACCAACAGCCAGAACCAAAGAATCGATGTCCAGCCACGAAAT GAACAGGAGTCACTACTGAGTCGCTACCAACGTGGGGAAAAACAAGGGTTGCTTTTGCTGCACAGCAAAACCCCGTCGTGGAACGAGGAGAACGGTGTCTACACGCTCAATTTCCATGGTCGAGTCACTCGGGCTTCGGTGAAGAACTTCCAGATCGTGGATCCCAAACACC
- the TULP2 gene encoding tubby-related protein 2 isoform X1 produces MGSLHLLPGLRNPFLRKKVSEAHLPSGIHSALGTMSCGGDGRGEYGLLIPRTEAVFRNLGLQSPFSSSLPDNSDPELEEVSVENGSVSPPPFRQPPRIRRKGWQARQRPGTHAEGESESQDVEDAYKAPNMGPNPGMDGDWAYENLAFYKEEDLEKKREAWESTGPNSSAAANEELSEALKGEGGTDSDHMRQEASLAIRSPCPRLQEDMEAYVLRPAVPGTRMQCYLTRDRRGVDKGLFPLYYLYLETSDSLKVQSAGPTALGHFLLAGRKRRRSKTSNYLISLDPTDLSRDGDNFVGKVRSNIFGTKFTIFDNGVNPDQEHLIKNTARIRRELGAVCYEPNILGYLGPRKLTVILPGTNSQNQRIDVQPRNEQESLLSRYQRGEKQGLLLLHSKTPSWNEENGVYTLNFHGRVTRASVKNFQIVDPKHQHLVLQFGRVGPDTFTMDFCFPFSPLQAFGVCLSSFNWKLAVE; encoded by the exons ATGGGCTCGCTGCACCTTCTCCCAGGCCTTAGGAACCCTTTCCTCCGGAAGAAAGTGTCAGAGGCACATCTGCCCTCTGGCATCCACAGTGCCCTGGGCACCATGAGCTGTGGTGGAGACGGCAGGGGCGAGTACGGCCTCCTGATACCCCGGACAGAAGCAG TGTTCAGGAATCTCGGTCTCCAGTCCCCTTTCTCATCCTCGCTCCCAGACAATTCCGATCCAGAATTGGAGGAAGTCTCCGTGGAGAATGGTTCGGTCTCTCCCCCACCTTTTAGACAGCCTCCGAGAATCCGACGCAAGGGTTGGCAAGCCCGCCAACGACCTG GGACCCATGCAGAGGGTGAGAGTGAATCCCAGGATGTCGAAGATGCATACAAGGCACCCAATATGGGACCAAACCCTGGAATGGATGGTGACTGGGCATATGAAAACTTGGCCTTCTACAAG GAAGAAGActtggaaaagaagagagaggccTGGGAGTCTACAGGGCCGAACTCCTCAGCAGCAGCTAACGAAGAGTTGTCCGAGGCCCTGAAAGGCGAGGGCGGCACGGACAGCGACCATATGAGGCAGGAAGCCTCCTTGGCAATCCGCTCCCCCTGTCCTCGGCTTCAGGAGGACATGGAAGCCTATGTGCTGCGGCCAGCAGTCCCGGGCACCAGGATGCAGTGCTACCTCACCCGTGACAGGCGCGGCGTGGATAAGGGCTTGTTCCCCCTCTACTACCTCTACCTGGAGACCTCCGACAGCCTGAAGGTGCAGTCAGCCGGCCCAACAGCCTTGGGA CACTTCCTCCTGGCTGGGCGAAAGAGAAGAAGGAGCAAAACTTCTAATTACCTCATCTCCCTGGATCCCACAGATCTATCTCGGGATGGGGACAACTTCGTGGGCAAAGTCAG ATCCAATATCTTTGGCACCAAGTTCACCATCTTTGACAATGGGGTGAATCCTGACCAGGAGCATTTAATCAAGAATACTGCCCGGATCAGACGGGAGCTGGGGGCTGTGTGTTAT GAGCCCAACATCTTAGGATACCTGGGGCCTCGAAAATTGACTGTGATTCTCCCAGGAACCAACAGCCAGAACCAAAGAATCGATGTCCAGCCACGAAAT GAACAGGAGTCACTACTGAGTCGCTACCAACGTGGGGAAAAACAAGGGTTGCTTTTGCTGCACAGCAAAACCCCGTCGTGGAACGAGGAGAACGGTGTCTACACGCTCAATTTCCATGGTCGAGTCACTCGGGCTTCGGTGAAGAACTTCCAGATCGTGGATCCCAAACACC